A DNA window from Rhipicephalus sanguineus isolate Rsan-2018 chromosome 8, BIME_Rsan_1.4, whole genome shotgun sequence contains the following coding sequences:
- the LOC119402522 gene encoding uncharacterized protein LOC119402522: MASAALSPPPPFLAAPGTPAIPWTRWIRLFENFLLASGAADLPAPRRRALLLHCLGPEGQRIFDALPPTPTAPQLPTTEPLAAAATSTGEVKDRGVPSKQEAAATSLPDVYDAAREILERHFAGARNIRLERHHFRERRQLHGESIPDFALALRELAASCDFAEQANDNMCDQFVTGVASPQLRSRLLLEGDTLTFDRAVEIALLSERAQLQSEAFSNSVERITRQHPRQYDASEQSTRDSRRYNNEARPLYQSRPSLPHARQTSSPSSDTNAADVQYSKNTQACGNCGTRHCEPTACPARGRTCFACGRRGHFMRVCRSSRRAQGQRPTHIQEVVPEQDASDVISLLTVHEDKRKGVYIDVVVTPVASSSEPRVAKFLVDTGSAVSIIREQEFRNMFEGVQLTSSALTLLDFQRRKIPVLGQFKASISFKRETAVIAIHVTPGGTSLLGLDAVQALGLHIVGAQLRCLCTAAEASETMSQKTATSAHTGGAVPASPPKFDMPPLLWAKFSHLFSPGLGLAKGVQHQVKMKPSVPPVVQKLRRLPLSLRKPVSDQLQRLLSDDVIERANASEWISPIVVVRKKDDSIRLCVDLREPNKAIVVDSFPLPHTEELLHSLNGARYFSKLDLASAYYQVTLHPDSRDLTAFITHDGLFRFKRVCFGLASAPAAFQQLMTAILHGCKGVLCYIDDIIIFDVGMLRSFLGLVEYYAKFIPNLAEEVEPTHPAQEMSSLRKRVKERQLKSKDYVDRRRAARVPKFQVGKYVRVKKPVPGPKGTPTFGPPLKILKRIGRWSFCLEDGRTWNASQLTAVPKEALLHHALIWNDKGHSHDTVRSPPTPGRPTLSSELHQHPAPNDDDRDGDSAPVDGDGDCAPVFGTEPAAQQTCH, encoded by the exons ATGGCTTCCGCCGCGCTTTCGCCGCCGCCCCCCTTTCTCGCCGCCCCGGGCACTCCAGCCATACCATGGACCCGCTGGATACGCCtcttcgagaattttcttctcgcGTCTGGAGCGGCCGACCTGCCTGCGCCCCGCCGTCGAGCCCTGCTGTTGCACTGCCTGGGCCCGGAAGGACAACGTATTTTCGATGCGCTTCCACCGACGCCCACCGCACCCCAGCTACCGACGACTGagccgttggccgccgccgctaccTCAACCGGTGAAGTCAAAGACCGTGGCGTGCCCTCCAAGCAAGAAGCAGCAGCGACGAGTCTCCCAGACGTATACGACGCGGCCCGCGAGATTCTGGAACGACATTTCGCCGGCGCGCGCAACATTCGCCTAGAACGACATCACTTCCGAGAGCGCCGTCAGCTACATGGTGAGTCCATCCCCGACTTCGCCCTCGCGCTTCGTGAACTGGCAGCCTCTTGCGATTTCGCCGAGCAAGCCAACGATAATATGTGCGATCAGTTCGTTACCGGAGTTGCATCCCCGCAGTTGCGATCACGGTTGCTCTTGGAAGGTGACACGTTGACGTTCGACCGTGCCGTTGAAATTGCGCTACTCAGCGAGCGAGCCCAGCTGCAGTCGGAAGCTTTTTCTAATTCCGTTGAGCGCATCACACGCCAACATCCACGTCAGTATGACGCTTCCGAACAAAGCACGCGCGATAGTCGCCGGTACAACAACGAGGCACGCCCCCTTTATCAGAGCCGCCCTAGCTTGCCGCACGCTCGTCAAACGAGCTCGCCATCTTCAGataccaacgctgccgatgttcagTACAGCAAAAATACGCAGGCTTGTGGTAATTGCGGCACACGTCACTGTGAACCGACGGCATGCCCCGCTCGCGGTAGAACCTGCTTcgcatgcggccgccgtggccacttTATGCGAGTGTGTCGTAGCTCACGCAGAGCACAAGGACAACGCCCGACTCACATCCAAGAAGTAGTTcctgaacaagatgcatcagATGTCATTAGCCTACTGACTGTTCACGAAGACAAGCGCAAGGGCGTCTACATTGATGTCGTAGTCACGCCAGTCGCCTCGAGCTCAGAACCGCGCGTTGCTAAGTTCTTGGTCGACACGGGATCAGCTGTGTCAATTATACGGGAACAAGAATTTCGAAACATGTTTGAAGGGGTTCAGTTGACCAGCTCTGCCCTTACATTGTTGGACTTCCAACGCCGGAAGATCCCCGTACTGGGCCAGTTTAAAGCAAGCATCTCGTTTAAAAGGGAAACAGCCGTGATAGCCATTCATGTCACCCCCGGAGGAACTTCTCTTCTGGGTCTGGACGCGGTGCAAGCTTTAGGACTGCACATTGTGGGCGCGCAGCTACGCTGCCTGTGCACGGCTGCCGAAGCTTCAGAGACCATGAGTCAGAAAACAGCAACATCTGCGCATACGGGCGGCGCAGTTCCTGCAAGCCCGCCGAAGTTCGATATGCCACCTCTGTTATGGGCTAagttttcacatttgttttcacCGGGCCTTGGCCTGGCCAAAGGCGTCCAGCATCAGGTCAAAATGAAGCCGTCAGTCCCTCCAGTGGTGCAGAAGCTGAGACGCCTCCCACTTTCCCTGCGCAAGCCAGTTAGCGACCAGCTTCAGCGGCTCCTCTCCGATGATGTAATTGAAAGGGCTAACGCCTCTGAATGGATCTCTCCTATAGTTGTCGTCCGCAAGAAAGATGACAGCATCCGCCTATGCGTTGACCTCAGAGAGCCCAACAAAGCAATTGTAGTTGATAGCTTTCCCCTGCCTCATACGGAAGAGCTGCTGCACTCTCTTAATGGTGCACGTTACTTCTCAAAGCTCGACTTGGCCTCTGCATATTACCAAGTTACCCTTCATCCGGACAGCAGAGACCTTACGGCTTTCATTACGCACGACGGCCTTTTCCGGTTTAAAAGAGTGTGCTTCGGATTGGCGTCTGCTCCAGCCGCATTTCAGCAACTCATGACTGCAATCCTGCATGGTTGCAAGGGGGTCCTCTGCTACATAGACGATATCATCATCTTCG ATGTAGGCATGCTGCGTTCATTTCTTGGTCTTGTGGAGTATTATGCCAAGTTTATTCCCAACCTTGCCGAAGAGGTAGAACCTACGC ATCCCGCTCAGGAGATGTCCTCACTTCGGAAGAGGGTGAAAGAGCGCCAGCTTAAAAGCAAGGATTATGTTGACCGACGGAGAGCTGCCCGAGTACCCAAGTTCCAAGTTGGAAAGTACGTGAGGGTCAAGAAGCCAGTCCCTGGTCCGAAAGGCACTCCCACTTTTGGACCTCCTTTGAAAATTCTCAAGCGAATAGGACGCTGGTCCTTCTGCCTGGAAGATGGTCGCACGTGGAATGCCTCTCAATTGACTGCAGTTCCCAAGGAAGCCCTGCTGCACCATGCGCTAATATGGAATGACAAAGGACACTCCCACGACACCGTGCGAAGTCCACCGACGCCTGGCAGACCGACTCTCTCCTCTGAGCTTCACCAGCACCCTGCTCctaatgatgatgatcgtgatggtgatagtgctccAGTGGATGGTGATGGTGATTGTGCTCCAGTTTTTGGCACCGAACCGGCTG CACAGCAGACGTGCCACTGA